The following DNA comes from Chitinophaga nivalis.
TTGCACATAGTAGGAATTTTCTCATTAGACTTGATTGTTGTTGATTTCAAAAGCATGCGTAATATACTATTAAATACTTCAATAAGAGATAAGACATGGATGGACGGAAAAGTCCGGCTGGCAGGAGTGTACCTCCCCGGATATCCCCTGGTGAAGAAGATAGGAGCAGGATTTTCCGGATCTTTTATTTACTTTTGCCCTTCATTATTAAAAACTGCAAACACTTGCGCCATGTAATATCACAGGTATATTAATAATTCCTTTCAGCCGTTCCCGCCCGGGAGCCGGCCTGTGATAATATTGTCTGATTAAAACGAAATAACATGGCCATTTCACAAAAATATGGCCGTACGTACCATTACCCTTTTTCGCCGGGAACCACCAGCGATGATCGTATTCAGCACGACTACTGGGAGTTGCTGACAAAAATCCCGGAACTGGTACATACGGAAAAACTCGACGGAGAGAATAATTGTCTCTCACGTTACGGGGTGTTTGCACGTTCGCATGCGGCCCCCACTACTTCCGCCTGGACGGAAAGTATCCGCCGTTACTGGCAAAGTATCCGGAATGACCTGGGGCAACTCGAGATCTTCCTGGAAAATGTATATGCCATACACTCTATTACCTATAAAAACCTGGACCATCATTTTTATGTATTGGGTATCCGGGAAGGCGACCGCTGGCTGAGCTGGGAGGAAACCCGCTTTTATGCCGCTATGCTCGATTTACCGGTAGTACCGGAAATCAAACGGATAACGCCGCCGGCTACACGCCAGGAGTTTGAAAAAGATACCCTGGCCCTGGTAAATGGCCGCGGTGCTTTTGATCCGTACGATGTGCATACCGGCCAGCCTACGGTGATGGAAGGTATTGTATCCCGCAATGCGGCCGGTTATCCGGTAGCGGCATTTGCGGAAAATGTATTCAAGTATGTCCGCAAAGGACATGTAAAAACCGATCAGCATTGGACCCGTCACTGGCAACGTGCTGCACTAAATTATGAAGGAGGCTATCATGTGGCAGATCAGTGAAAATAAAACATGGGCATACCTGGAACGTACCTTCGATTGGGTACAGGTAATGCAGGACGTACCGCAGGATGCCCGGCATCATGCAGAAGGTAACGTGGCCGTACATACGCAGCTGGTACTGCAGCAGCTGGAACAGCTGCCGGCATACCAGGAGCTGCCGGCGCAGGAACAGGAAATTCTGTGGGCTGCCGCGTTGTTGCATGATGTAGAGAAATACAGTACTACAGTCATCGAACCGGATGGCACGATTACTTCTGCCGGACATGCCCGGAAAGGCGCTATGAAAGCCCGGCAGATCCTTTACCGGGATATCGTCACGCCTTTCCACATCCGGGAGCAGATTGTAGCATTGGTACGCTACCACGGTTTACCCCTGTGGGTATTTGATAAGCCCGACCCGCAGAAAGCAGCGATTGCCGCCAGCCTCGAAGTAGATACGCGGCTGCTGGCATT
Coding sequences within:
- a CDS encoding RNA ligase family protein — its product is MAISQKYGRTYHYPFSPGTTSDDRIQHDYWELLTKIPELVHTEKLDGENNCLSRYGVFARSHAAPTTSAWTESIRRYWQSIRNDLGQLEIFLENVYAIHSITYKNLDHHFYVLGIREGDRWLSWEETRFYAAMLDLPVVPEIKRITPPATRQEFEKDTLALVNGRGAFDPYDVHTGQPTVMEGIVSRNAAGYPVAAFAENVFKYVRKGHVKTDQHWTRHWQRAALNYEGGYHVADQ